One Nitrospirota bacterium genomic window carries:
- the def gene encoding peptide deformylase, with product MSSLKIKTYPAAVLMGKATAVENIDGKVVKLIEDMKETMFECEGQGLAAPQVGHSTKIIIADPSLKEPDKYKLTVIINPEIVYSEGIMESTEGCLSLPKSTFTVNRAMRVFVKGADIDGNTLEIEATGNFARILQHEIDHLHGILLLNRISESEKAAYDKKNLKNAKKRIFLKS from the coding sequence ATGTCATCTTTAAAAATAAAAACATATCCTGCAGCCGTGCTTATGGGAAAAGCCACAGCCGTGGAAAACATAGACGGCAAGGTTGTGAAACTTATTGAGGATATGAAAGAAACCATGTTTGAGTGCGAGGGGCAAGGACTAGCGGCGCCTCAGGTTGGACATTCCACTAAAATCATCATCGCTGACCCATCACTTAAGGAGCCTGACAAGTATAAGCTGACTGTGATAATTAATCCGGAGATTGTCTATTCAGAAGGGATAATGGAATCAACAGAGGGTTGCCTCAGTCTTCCAAAGTCAACTTTCACAGTAAACAGAGCTATGCGGGTTTTTGTAAAAGGGGCTGACATTGACGGTAACACTCTTGAGATAGAGGCCACAGGGAATTTTGCACGCATCCTTCAGCACGAAATTGATCATTTGCACGGCATACTGCTGCTTAACAGGATCAGTGAGAGCGAAAAAGCTGCTTATGATAAGAAAAATTTGAAAAATGCAAAAAAGCGAATTTTTCTGAAATCTTAG